The window atagcgaccaccgtacacaaagtgtgaaaacccgccatagtaggccacgtaagtgtgtcgcgttctgggatcagcttgtgtatattcggtttctacaggccggcataattgtgtagactaccgaggggtaatcatctctcatcagtcgatattctattgatacgcactccacttaccattaggtgcagtggtcACTTTGCGCTTCacatataacaaaacatattgtTACTGCCAGCACAATAAATCAAATCAGttagttaattaaatacaaaacccattaaaataataattaagaatatttaatactgTGTTTACATATTACgaatatattatcattaatttattatttttaaaatatttacattgttgttgttgcaatttattaaattattgttgtttcctgttcattttgtatattatttgattgTCAACAATAAAAGTTTGccgacttttaaataaaaaaaacattacatgtttatttttatacgacagtaatttcaatgttaatttattataatattgtttaagacCCCTTCCCGAACAAACGGCTTTGAACAATTTGTTCTATATATAACGGCGCGCGTGTTACGGGAGTAAATATGCTAGAATACacgaaaattttgtttaaaaaatatattagtgactttaaaagtttttaactaccaaaatattttttattacattgtccATCTTAGTATTGGttgcaaaataaaatgatgttgccgttgccgttcgtctgatggtaagcgatacgaccacccattaacagtagaaacaccatccaacaccttgaatcacaaagtattgtttggtattccactgcgctcgccattctgagatgTGAGATgtcaagtctcattatgtccagtagttacactggctagaatgtccttcaaactggaacaaaacagtgactacacactgcagcttggcgacagaaataggcattgtggtggtacttacccaggcggactctcacatctATCACCAGTCTAGCACCAGtaaaacatcacgcatttatctccgaaggggtatgcaggggCGCAACCCACGTAACAATAAAATCACAATCTCTTCAAAGTAATTACCTCTATACTCTTTGTTGGAATCGATGGCGAACGTGTGGTATATAGGGCCTATGATCTCGTTCATGCCCTGCACATACCCCTGGCCAGGGTTGAGCTTCGCGTACAGGAACAGCATGCGTTCCACCACCTCCCAGTGCGCCTCGCTGCCTTCATTCAATGGCACATAGTCACCACTCGTTAAGCTCTCTGATCGTCGGATTTCGTTACTCAACtgcaataaatttttataacattacgcCTATGCATTAGATATAGTTgctatttaatcaaaattatctGTAGCAAGCCCAGTCCTGGTtatatgatattatgttttatagataCGTAAgacttttcaataataatactaaatagtATAAACAATTCTCATAAATCAATAAGCAGAACATTAAATCTTAGTAATTGTACAAAAGAAAGAGATTGAAAATGATTCATTTCTTGTGTATATCAATTACCTTTGCAACACCAAGTCCTCGTCTCTCCAAAGTAGAGTATTTCAGAACTGACTGTTCAACTCTTTTGTGCAAACGTTTCGCACCATTGCTGTTTACaatctgaaataataatattcacataAACCCAAAGCActgtgtttaataaaatattacaaataatgctGTTAAAATTTTTCTAGTAACTTAATCTagtataaatacaacaaaatttattagcATATATAGTACCTCGGCACATGGGAATTCAGTTGCTGATTGGAAGAAAGAGATATCCGGGCACAACCTGCGAACATCTTTGTCTATTTGTAGTAGAACCTCATTGTCTTTGAAGTATGTGCTCCATGAGCTGCCCGGGCTGTTGCTGAGAGGATGGTCGGTTGGCCCACCAGGGGATACGATGATCTCATCTGCAAACAGTGAGGTTTGAGTACAACCAGCATATTATGTAACTCATATCATGTGGacgacaataataatataatacaatatataaagtgTTTTTTAAAGTGATGAAtcactttacaaaaaataaaaaggtttgcATGAATGAAAGTTGAAGGTTAGATGTGTCTAGGGGAAGATTATAACAAAAATGCAGACAACATCCCAGCAGTCATAAGTGCATAGAACAAAACAAcctaatataacaataataataagacCAATATAATTAGCTGATTGACATGTATTGCAGCTTCCTTAtgcaaaattattgaaattttattttaataaccttaacatttatgtatttctaaacgtaaaagatttattacatttatatgatGATATATGCACAGCACAGCACTTaccaataaattgtttatatagCTGCCTTTTCTTCATAAGAGTTGTCTCACGGGCCTGCTTTTCTTGGGGCAAGTAGTGAAGTAGAATCTTCCAGACCATGGATCTTTGACCTTTATCATCTGGAATACctgcaaaataattatcattgtttttataattggatattatttttgtccCTTCCTACAGATATTATGCTGGAAGTGAAGAAGTAGAGCATGAAGAAGCAATTTACT of the Manduca sexta isolate Smith_Timp_Sample1 chromosome 27, JHU_Msex_v1.0, whole genome shotgun sequence genome contains:
- the LOC115444854 gene encoding TBC1 domain family member 13 encodes the protein MSLHKARIKAFEEILQQDIIDIGQLQRLAFNGIPDDKGQRSMVWKILLHYLPQEKQARETTLMKKRQLYKQFIDEIIVSPGGPTDHPLSNSPGSSWSTYFKDNEVLLQIDKDVRRLCPDISFFQSATEFPCAEIVNSNGAKRLHKRVEQSVLKYSTLERRGLGVAKLSNEIRRSESLTSGDYVPLNEGSEAHWEVVERMLFLYAKLNPGQGYVQGMNEIIGPIYHTFAIDSNKEYREHAEADCFFCFTNLMAEIRDFFIRTLDETESGINYMMSRLGECVKTHDPAIWSLLEKQELRPQYYSFRWLTLLLSQEFSLPDVERIWDSLFADPNRFDFLIHICCAMILLVRDNLLSGDFASNVKLLQNFPPMDVSLILNKAAQLSRV